The Bacillus vallismortis genome window below encodes:
- a CDS encoding transporter substrate-binding domain-containing protein, producing MKSFMQSKAVIFSFTMAFFLILAACSGKNEADSKDTGWDQIKDKGKIVVATSGTLYPTSYHETDSGSDKLTGYEVEVVREAAKRLELKVEFKEMGIDGMLTAVNSGQVDAAANDIDVTKDREKKFAFSTPYKYSYGTAIVRKDDLSGIKTLKDLKGKKAAGAATTVYMDVARKYGAKEVIYDNATNEQYLKDVANGRTDVILNDYYLQTLALAAFPDLNITIHPDIKYMPNQQALVMKKSNAALQKKMNETLKEMSKDGTLTKLSKQFFNKADVSKKLDVDVQDVDL from the coding sequence GTGAAATCATTCATGCAATCAAAAGCCGTTATATTCAGTTTCACAATGGCTTTCTTTCTTATATTGGCAGCTTGTTCCGGCAAAAATGAAGCCGATTCCAAGGATACAGGCTGGGATCAGATTAAAGACAAAGGGAAGATCGTTGTCGCTACATCCGGTACGCTTTATCCCACTTCTTATCACGAAACCGATTCTGGTTCCGATAAGCTGACGGGCTACGAGGTTGAAGTTGTTCGCGAAGCGGCAAAACGCTTGGAACTGAAGGTTGAATTTAAGGAGATGGGCATTGACGGGATGCTGACAGCTGTCAACAGCGGCCAGGTTGACGCAGCCGCAAATGACATCGACGTAACGAAAGACCGAGAGAAGAAGTTTGCGTTTTCCACTCCATATAAATATTCATATGGCACAGCAATTGTCCGAAAAGACGATTTATCAGGGATTAAAACCCTTAAGGATTTAAAAGGGAAGAAAGCGGCTGGCGCGGCTACAACTGTCTACATGGATGTAGCGAGAAAATACGGCGCCAAAGAAGTGATATATGATAATGCGACCAACGAGCAGTATTTAAAAGATGTTGCCAACGGACGCACTGATGTCATTTTAAACGACTATTACCTGCAGACACTTGCGCTCGCAGCATTCCCGGATCTCAACATTACGATCCACCCGGACATCAAGTACATGCCGAATCAACAGGCGCTTGTCATGAAAAAAAGCAATGCGGCACTTCAGAAAAAGATGAACGAAACACTGAAAGAGATGAGCAAAGATGGCACTTTGACTAAGCTCTCGAAACAATTCTTCAATAAAGCAGATGTATCAAAGAAACTGGATGTCGACGTTCAGGACGTTGATTTGTAA
- a CDS encoding YckD family protein: MKRMKNNIITMFIAVAVISLSGTAEAAEKQQQPPANVKLTEQEKKEIEQLEADILKKRKDVISKYVQYGVLPKERGEHIKNHMDKHFEMMKQNGFVPKAHPHPHKFEKRH; this comes from the coding sequence ATGAAACGAATGAAAAACAACATCATCACAATGTTCATCGCTGTGGCTGTCATTTCTTTGTCCGGTACAGCTGAAGCGGCTGAAAAACAGCAGCAGCCACCCGCAAATGTCAAACTGACAGAACAGGAAAAGAAAGAAATTGAACAGCTCGAAGCAGACATACTCAAAAAGCGCAAAGACGTTATTTCAAAGTACGTACAATACGGTGTCCTGCCTAAAGAAAGAGGAGAACACATCAAAAATCACATGGACAAACACTTTGAAATGATGAAACAAAACGGCTTTGTTCCAAAGGCTCACCCCCATCCGCATAAATTTGAAAAAAGACATTAA
- a CDS encoding MarR family winged helix-turn-helix transcriptional regulator: MEMDFIAKLNQQWTDIYYSLHYKHKENISHQAIRLMQHIEKQGESTIGALAEYLSVSHNTASEHTKRLIQKGFVAKRRSHQDERKVLVFLTQEGSSVLEQHTQLDKEKLKEIIERMSTSEKELLEQAFELLSKEAKQWQF; the protein is encoded by the coding sequence ATGGAAATGGATTTCATAGCTAAACTAAATCAGCAGTGGACAGATATTTATTATTCATTACATTACAAACATAAAGAAAATATTTCTCACCAGGCAATACGTCTTATGCAGCATATTGAAAAGCAAGGCGAATCAACAATAGGTGCTTTGGCTGAATACTTGTCTGTCTCTCATAATACAGCGTCAGAGCATACTAAACGTTTAATTCAAAAGGGATTTGTAGCTAAACGGCGAAGTCACCAAGATGAACGAAAGGTTTTAGTTTTCTTAACACAAGAAGGAAGCTCTGTTCTTGAACAGCATACACAGCTAGATAAAGAGAAGTTAAAAGAAATCATTGAACGAATGAGCACATCAGAAAAGGAATTACTTGAACAGGCCTTTGAACTTTTAAGTAAGGAAGCTAAACAATGGCAGTTTTAA
- a CDS encoding DUF3147 family protein, with protein sequence MAVLSKVIISALIIGFVTEISKRHPTYGGIIAALPLVSLLSLFWMQVQGGKTAQLSQFASGVLTGIPATVCLLAILAFLLKIHVPFWLALCVGILGWVVFLWIQKIFLNILCN encoded by the coding sequence ATGGCAGTTTTAAGCAAAGTAATCATCTCAGCGTTGATTATCGGTTTTGTTACTGAAATATCAAAAAGACATCCGACCTATGGAGGGATTATTGCCGCTTTACCCTTGGTCAGTTTATTAAGTCTTTTTTGGATGCAAGTACAGGGGGGAAAAACAGCTCAATTAAGTCAATTTGCATCGGGTGTGCTTACTGGAATCCCTGCTACAGTTTGTTTACTCGCTATTTTGGCGTTTTTGCTGAAAATACATGTGCCGTTCTGGTTAGCGTTATGCGTTGGAATACTAGGATGGGTTGTGTTTTTATGGATACAGAAGATTTTTCTCAATATATTATGTAACTGA
- a CDS encoding AAA family ATPase — protein MFLKKVTLLRDKISDFDRFPFSIPAISQLNEVLFTSQVTFFVGENGSGKSTLLEAIADKCEFNTAGGSRNNLYELQESDSLLGDYIRLSWLPKVTNGFFLRAESFYHLSLHLDEMEKDAPQPYRSYGGRPLHKQSHGESFMSLFRHRFKEKSIYLLDEPEAALSPARQLAFLRVVYDLVKGGNVQMIIATHSPILLGYPNANILSFDGGRIHHTEYENTEHVQLTRYFLGQREKILAELFRD, from the coding sequence ATGTTTTTAAAAAAGGTTACTCTTCTTCGAGATAAGATTTCGGACTTTGACAGATTTCCTTTTTCTATCCCGGCTATAAGTCAATTAAATGAAGTTTTATTTACTAGCCAAGTGACTTTTTTTGTGGGGGAAAATGGATCTGGTAAATCTACTTTGCTTGAAGCGATAGCGGATAAGTGTGAATTCAATACAGCGGGAGGAAGCCGAAATAATCTCTATGAATTACAGGAGTCAGACTCTCTTTTAGGAGATTACATACGCTTATCTTGGCTTCCAAAGGTAACAAATGGCTTCTTTTTAAGAGCTGAATCGTTTTATCATCTTTCTCTTCATCTTGATGAGATGGAAAAAGATGCTCCGCAGCCATACCGTTCTTATGGAGGGCGGCCGCTGCACAAGCAATCACATGGAGAGTCTTTTATGTCTCTATTCCGTCATCGTTTTAAAGAAAAATCGATTTATCTTTTAGATGAGCCGGAAGCGGCACTTTCTCCGGCTAGGCAGCTCGCTTTTTTGAGAGTTGTATATGATTTGGTGAAGGGTGGAAATGTACAGATGATCATTGCGACTCACTCTCCGATCCTGTTGGGATATCCCAATGCTAATATTTTAAGCTTTGATGGTGGAAGAATACATCATACAGAGTATGAGAATACAGAACATGTTCAATTAACACGATATTTTCTTGGACAAAGAGAAAAAATATTGGCTGAGCTGTTCCGCGATTAA
- the bglC gene encoding 6-phospho-beta-glucosidase, whose product MIHQHPESFPKHFLWGSASAAYQIEGAWNEEGKGPSVWDVFTKIPGKTFKGTNGDIAVDHYHRYKEDVALMAEMGLKAYRFSVSWPRIFPKGKGEINEAGLAFYDHLIDELLSHNIEPVLTLYHWDLPQALMDEYGGFESRNIIEDFNNYCITLYKHYRDRVKYWVTLNEQNYNFNHGFITAMHPPGVKDRKRFYEANHIAFLANAKAIESFREYVPEGKIGPSFAYSPAYPLSSHPEDILAFENAEEFMNNWWLDMYSWGTYPQIPFRYLEKQGWAPTIEAGDMELLAKGTPDFIGVNYYQTITYERNPLDGVSEGKMNTTGQKGTNQETGIPGVFKTKKNPHLTTSNWDWTIDPIGLRTGLRRITSRYQLPVFITENGLGEFDKVEDGTVLDDYRIDYLRSHLEQCRQAISDGVDVIGYCSWSFTDLLSWLNGYQKRYGFVYVNRDEEHTHDLKRLKKKSFYWYQNLIKTNGESL is encoded by the coding sequence ATGATCCACCAGCATCCAGAATCTTTTCCGAAACATTTTTTGTGGGGCTCTGCTTCTGCAGCGTACCAGATTGAAGGCGCTTGGAACGAAGAAGGCAAAGGCCCTTCTGTTTGGGACGTGTTTACAAAAATACCGGGCAAAACGTTTAAAGGAACCAACGGCGATATTGCGGTTGACCATTATCACCGTTATAAAGAAGATGTCGCTCTGATGGCTGAGATGGGCTTAAAAGCGTATCGATTTTCCGTCAGCTGGCCGCGGATTTTTCCAAAAGGAAAAGGGGAGATCAATGAAGCGGGCCTAGCGTTTTATGATCATTTGATTGATGAATTGCTTTCTCATAACATCGAGCCGGTTCTGACTTTATATCACTGGGATTTGCCTCAGGCGCTTATGGACGAGTATGGCGGTTTTGAATCAAGAAACATCATAGAGGACTTTAATAACTACTGTATTACTCTTTATAAGCACTATAGAGACAGAGTGAAATACTGGGTTACGTTAAACGAACAGAACTACAATTTTAATCACGGCTTTATTACAGCCATGCATCCGCCTGGAGTGAAAGACAGAAAACGTTTTTACGAAGCAAACCACATTGCGTTTCTGGCAAATGCGAAAGCCATTGAATCTTTTAGGGAATATGTTCCTGAAGGCAAAATTGGTCCGAGCTTTGCTTATTCGCCAGCTTATCCTCTATCAAGCCATCCAGAGGATATACTGGCATTTGAAAATGCTGAAGAATTTATGAACAATTGGTGGCTGGATATGTACAGCTGGGGAACCTACCCGCAAATTCCTTTCCGTTATTTAGAAAAACAGGGCTGGGCACCAACAATCGAAGCGGGAGATATGGAGCTGCTTGCGAAAGGGACGCCTGATTTTATAGGTGTCAATTATTATCAGACCATCACCTATGAACGAAATCCGCTTGATGGTGTGTCTGAAGGGAAAATGAATACAACAGGCCAAAAGGGGACCAATCAGGAAACAGGGATACCCGGGGTATTCAAAACGAAAAAAAATCCGCACCTGACAACGAGCAACTGGGATTGGACAATTGACCCAATTGGATTGCGTACCGGCCTTCGCCGCATTACAAGCCGTTATCAGCTTCCAGTGTTTATCACAGAAAACGGTTTAGGTGAGTTTGATAAGGTTGAAGACGGTACTGTGCTGGATGATTATCGAATCGATTATTTGCGTTCGCATCTTGAGCAATGCAGACAAGCCATCAGCGACGGTGTCGATGTGATCGGCTATTGCAGCTGGTCATTTACTGATCTGTTAAGCTGGCTGAACGGCTACCAAAAAAGATACGGATTCGTTTATGTCAATCGCGATGAAGAACATACACATGATTTAAAACGCTTGAAGAAAAAAAGCTTTTATTGGTACCAGAATTTGATTAAGACGAATGGAGAAAGTTTATAA
- a CDS encoding competence protein ComJ: MIKSWKPQELSISYHQFTVFQKDSAPPVMDWTDEAIEKGYASADGAISFEAQRNAKAFILLRLNSSETVDSYEKKVTVPFHVTENGIQIESIMSKRLSFDLPKGDYQLTCWTVPAERSDFHADTYIIDAVSV, encoded by the coding sequence TTGATCAAGTCATGGAAGCCGCAAGAACTGTCGATTTCATATCATCAATTTACTGTATTTCAAAAGGATTCTGCACCTCCTGTAATGGATTGGACTGACGAAGCCATTGAAAAAGGATATGCTTCGGCGGACGGAGCCATTTCCTTTGAAGCGCAGAGAAATGCAAAGGCCTTTATTCTTTTGCGTCTTAACAGTTCAGAAACTGTAGACTCCTACGAAAAAAAAGTGACTGTTCCCTTTCATGTCACAGAGAACGGAATTCAAATTGAAAGTATTATGTCTAAAAGGCTGTCCTTTGATCTTCCTAAAGGAGACTATCAATTGACATGCTGGACTGTACCGGCTGAGAGGTCAGATTTTCATGCCGACACTTATATTATTGATGCTGTTTCTGTGTAA
- the nucA gene encoding DNA-entry nuclease, with protein MNITMDIIKTLLLVIVVIAAAVVGLIKGDFFPTDQKTSQTKEYDETIALPSNRYPETAKHIKDAINEGHSDVCTIDRDGAEERREQSLKDVPPKTGYDRDEWPMAMCKEGGEGASVEYISPADNRGAGSWVGHQLTDYPDGTKVLFAIQ; from the coding sequence GTGAACATCACGATGGACATCATAAAAACTTTACTTCTCGTCATCGTCGTCATAGCAGCTGCAGTTGTCGGCCTGATAAAGGGGGACTTTTTCCCAACTGATCAAAAAACGTCTCAAACGAAAGAATATGACGAAACAATCGCCCTCCCTTCCAACCGTTATCCCGAAACAGCCAAACATATTAAGGATGCGATAAATGAGGGGCACTCAGATGTGTGCACCATCGACAGAGACGGAGCTGAAGAACGCCGCGAGCAATCATTAAAAGACGTACCTCCTAAAACGGGGTATGACAGAGATGAATGGCCAATGGCCATGTGCAAAGAAGGCGGTGAGGGGGCTTCTGTAGAATATATTTCTCCCGCTGACAACCGCGGTGCAGGCTCTTGGGTTGGGCATCAGCTTACCGATTATCCCGACGGCACAAAGGTTTTATTCGCAATTCAGTAA